The following coding sequences are from one Athene noctua chromosome 38, bAthNoc1.hap1.1, whole genome shotgun sequence window:
- the LOC141972961 gene encoding olfactory receptor 14J1-like yields the protein MSNGSSIAEFLLLAFADRRELQLLHFWLFLGISLAALLGNGLIITAIACDHRLHTPMYFFLLNLSLLDLGSLSTTLPKAMANSLWDNRRISYLGCAAQLFFFVFLISTEIYLLTIMSYDRYVAICKPLHYGTLLGSRACVHMAAAAWGTGFLNSLLHTANTFSLPLCQGNTLDQFFCEIPQILKLSCSHSYLREVGLIMVSACLAFGCFVFIVVSYVQIFRAVLRIPSEQGRHKAFSTCLPHLAVVSLFISTGTFANLKPPSLSSPSLDLVVSFLYSVVPPAVNPLIYSMRNQELKQTLKKLIQSAVSQHH from the coding sequence atgtccaacggcagctccatcgccgagttcctcctcctggcattcgcagacagacgggagctgcagctcctgcacttctggctcttcctgggcatctccctggctgccctcctgggcaacggcctcatcatcaccgccatcgcctgtgaccaccgcctgcacacccccatgtacttcttcctcctcaacctctccctcctcgacctgggctccctctccaccactctccccaaagccatggccaactccctctgggacaacaggcgcatctcctacttggggtgtgctgcacagctctttttctttgtttttttaatctcaacaGAGATTTATCttctcaccatcatgtcctacgaccgctacgttgccatctgcaaacccctgcactacgggaccctcctgggcagcagagcttgtgtccacatggcagcagctgcctggggcactgggttcctcaattctctcctgcacacggccaacacattttcactacctctctgccagggcaacaccctggaccagttcttctgtgaaatcccccagatcctcaagctctcctgctcacactcctacctcagggaagttgggcttatcatggtcagtgcctgtttggcttttgggtgttttgtgttcattgtggtgtcctatgtgcagatcttcagggccgtgctgaggatcccctctgagcagggacggcacaaagccttttccacgtgcctccctcacctggccgtggtctccctctttatcagcactggCACATTTGCcaacctgaagccgccctccctctcctccccatccctggacctggtggtgtcatttctgtactcggtggtgcctccagcagtgaaccccctcatctacagcatgaggaaccaggagcttaaacagacactgaagaagctgattcaatcagctgtttctcagcaccattaa